The following are encoded together in the Roseofilum reptotaenium CS-1145 genome:
- a CDS encoding DMT family transporter, whose protein sequence is MRVLDVIQLFLLAALWGGSFLFMRIGAPVFGPVWLIELRVLLAGLALLPLLIRLNLWSEVRRKIIPLSVVGCLNSALPYLCLAFASVFLPAGFTSILNATSPLFGIFIAVVWFQEKLSLNRIIGFFFGWIGVSILVGWKAFDATPSFVLAVGIGLLAPVMYAIAAPYTKQQLSDVPPLVIAIMSQLSAALFLLPALPFTVPKQVPALEIWLSVLALALFSTAIASILYFRLIQNVGATKALTVTYLIPVFAMIWGTLILKEAITPSMVLGCALILIGTAIANELFNPLPGKKS, encoded by the coding sequence ATGAGAGTTTTAGATGTAATTCAATTGTTCCTTTTAGCTGCATTATGGGGAGGATCTTTTCTGTTTATGCGAATCGGAGCGCCTGTTTTTGGCCCCGTTTGGTTAATTGAATTGCGTGTTTTATTAGCCGGTTTAGCCTTACTACCCCTGTTAATTCGCCTTAATCTTTGGTCTGAGGTGCGCCGTAAAATCATTCCTTTATCAGTCGTCGGTTGTCTGAATTCCGCTTTGCCTTATTTATGTCTGGCTTTTGCCTCTGTCTTTCTGCCTGCCGGATTTACATCAATCTTGAATGCAACTTCGCCATTATTTGGCATCTTTATTGCTGTTGTCTGGTTTCAGGAAAAACTCAGTCTAAATCGCATCATAGGGTTCTTTTTTGGATGGATTGGAGTCAGTATTTTGGTCGGATGGAAAGCCTTTGATGCTACGCCTTCGTTTGTTTTAGCTGTAGGTATCGGTTTGTTAGCTCCGGTGATGTATGCGATCGCAGCTCCTTATACGAAACAACAATTATCTGATGTTCCTCCCTTAGTCATTGCCATCATGAGCCAACTGAGCGCCGCTCTGTTCCTGCTACCCGCCTTACCTTTTACTGTCCCCAAACAGGTTCCAGCATTGGAGATTTGGCTCTCTGTACTGGCATTAGCCCTCTTTTCAACCGCGATCGCTTCTATTCTCTATTTTCGACTGATTCAGAATGTCGGGGCAACCAAGGCTTTGACGGTAACCTATTTAATTCCAGTGTTTGCCATGATTTGGGGGACTCTAATCCTCAAAGAAGCTATTACGCCATCCATGGTGTTAGGTTGTGCATTAATCCTCATCGGAACAGCGATCGCCAACGAACTCTTCAATCCTTTACCCGGAAAAAAATCGTAA
- a CDS encoding Uma2 family endonuclease codes for MLALKFNTLFPQPPLSHPDSEDRYLTNRATWEYYETLLNIIGDNGGYRVTYLDGVLEIMSTSRRHETDKTRIGDLLLLYFLEADIEYFPFGSTTLKQEEQRAGLEADEGYCFGTDKDVPDLAIEVVVTSGGIPKLEIYRRLQVPEVWFWQNSNFSVYRLRSNLPEELEYNYGYERIENSELLPDINLIFLAECVNNPQPLAAAKMWRNYWR; via the coding sequence ATGCTGGCATTGAAATTTAATACCCTATTTCCTCAACCTCCCTTATCTCACCCGGATTCAGAAGACCGCTATTTGACCAATCGCGCTACTTGGGAATACTATGAAACCTTACTCAATATCATTGGAGATAATGGCGGTTATCGCGTCACGTATTTAGATGGAGTTTTAGAAATTATGTCGACTTCTCGCCGCCATGAAACAGACAAAACTCGTATTGGCGATCTACTATTGCTCTACTTTCTAGAAGCCGATATCGAATATTTTCCCTTTGGCTCCACCACCCTGAAACAAGAGGAGCAACGAGCGGGATTAGAAGCAGATGAAGGGTACTGTTTTGGCACAGATAAGGATGTTCCCGATTTAGCCATTGAAGTGGTGGTTACCAGTGGTGGAATTCCTAAATTAGAAATCTATCGACGGTTGCAAGTACCTGAAGTCTGGTTTTGGCAAAATAGCAATTTTTCAGTCTATCGTTTGCGCTCCAATCTCCCGGAAGAATTGGAATATAATTATGGTTATGAGCGAATTGAAAATAGTGAGTTACTACCAGACATTAATCTCATCTTTTTAGCAGAATGTGTGAATAATCCCCAGCCTTTAGCCGCAGCTAAGATGTGGAGAAATTATTGGCGATAA
- the fumC gene encoding class II fumarate hydratase produces MMQEAAKTRIETDSMGEIEVQNDRYWGAQTQRSLKYFSIGHNFIPQEVIVAFAILKKAAAITNQELNKLPEEKAKLITQAADEIIVGKLNDHFPLRVWMTGSGTQCNMNVNEVIANRAIAFAGGKLGSKTPIHPNDHVNMSQSSNDTFPTAMHIAAVLALHQHLIPKVTKMRDALQQKSEAFADIVKIGRTHLQDAVPLTLGQEFSGYGVQLTADLKRIEQTLPDLYELALGGTAVGTGLNAPKGFAQMVARKIHHLTGYPFISAPNKFAAIAAHDAIVMTSGALKTLACSLMKIANDIRFLGSGPRCGLGELILPENEPGSSIMPGKVNPTQCEAMTMVAAQVIGYDTAISIAGSQGHFELNVFKPMMIFNLLESMTLLGDTCNNFTDFLLDGLQANQKQINTYLNESLMLVTALSPAIGYDKAAKVAHYALEKDLTLKQACLELGYISAEEFDRIVVAEKMVYPQ; encoded by the coding sequence ATGATGCAAGAAGCTGCCAAGACCCGGATTGAAACCGATAGTATGGGGGAAATTGAGGTACAGAACGATCGCTACTGGGGAGCGCAGACTCAGCGATCGCTCAAATATTTCTCGATTGGTCATAATTTTATCCCTCAAGAGGTGATTGTGGCATTTGCCATCTTGAAAAAAGCCGCCGCCATCACCAATCAGGAACTCAATAAACTCCCGGAAGAGAAAGCAAAATTAATTACCCAAGCAGCCGATGAAATTATTGTCGGTAAGCTTAACGATCATTTTCCCCTGCGCGTGTGGATGACCGGAAGTGGCACGCAGTGCAACATGAACGTCAATGAGGTGATTGCTAATCGGGCGATCGCCTTTGCAGGCGGAAAATTGGGCAGCAAAACCCCTATCCATCCCAACGATCATGTCAATATGTCCCAGTCCTCTAATGATACTTTTCCCACTGCCATGCATATTGCCGCAGTTTTGGCGCTCCATCAGCATCTGATTCCCAAAGTGACCAAAATGCGGGATGCTCTGCAACAGAAATCAGAAGCGTTTGCCGATATTGTCAAAATTGGCCGCACCCATCTCCAAGATGCCGTTCCCCTCACCCTCGGTCAAGAGTTCTCGGGTTATGGTGTCCAATTGACCGCAGACTTGAAGCGCATCGAACAAACCCTACCAGATTTGTATGAATTAGCACTGGGAGGAACCGCCGTCGGCACGGGGTTAAACGCACCGAAAGGCTTTGCTCAAATGGTGGCACGAAAAATTCACCATTTAACCGGATATCCCTTCATTTCTGCACCGAATAAATTCGCCGCAATTGCGGCTCACGATGCCATTGTTATGACCAGTGGGGCGTTAAAAACCTTAGCTTGTTCATTGATGAAAATTGCCAATGATATTCGCTTTTTAGGCAGCGGTCCGCGCTGTGGTTTAGGAGAGTTAATTCTACCCGAAAATGAGCCGGGATCTTCGATTATGCCAGGAAAGGTAAATCCCACGCAGTGCGAGGCGATGACCATGGTCGCAGCTCAGGTCATTGGTTATGATACCGCTATTAGTATTGCTGGCTCCCAAGGACATTTTGAACTAAATGTTTTCAAGCCGATGATGATCTTTAATCTATTGGAATCGATGACCTTATTGGGTGATACCTGCAATAATTTTACCGATTTCCTATTGGATGGACTGCAAGCGAACCAGAAACAAATCAATACGTATTTGAACGAGTCTTTAATGTTGGTAACCGCACTGAGTCCGGCGATCGGTTATGATAAGGCAGCTAAGGTTGCCCATTATGCCCTAGAAAAAGACTTAACCTTAAAGCAAGCCTGTTTAGAATTAGGCTATATTTCTGCTGAAGAATTCGATCGCATTGTCGTTGCCGAAAAAATGGTTTATCCCCAGTAG
- a CDS encoding DUF3318 domain-containing protein yields MKSYATSSARAEMNELRRLKGLLPPELQSWVIVEVATEMNPPLVRSEEIGNDEVEIQIDLAKWDQLAIDQRNLLFWHEVGRIQNDTIPKDGWEMAALAIGLGGAVGELWVQDGLLLLLALALCGVSGYRLYQKNNPEKTLQESIQADEKAIALATRFGYTLPNAYKSLGSALKILIEQNPKKRQRSRYEARLQALKRSASKAKARAKGKTDAPFSAEPEADYRSENIFG; encoded by the coding sequence ATGAAATCCTATGCAACCTCCTCTGCGAGAGCAGAAATGAATGAACTGCGCCGCTTAAAAGGCTTATTACCGCCAGAACTGCAAAGTTGGGTGATCGTAGAGGTGGCAACAGAAATGAACCCTCCCCTAGTGCGATCCGAAGAAATTGGCAATGATGAAGTTGAAATTCAAATTGATTTAGCTAAATGGGATCAACTGGCGATCGACCAACGAAATTTGCTCTTTTGGCATGAAGTGGGGCGGATTCAGAATGATACGATTCCTAAAGATGGTTGGGAAATGGCCGCTCTAGCCATTGGTTTAGGGGGAGCTGTGGGAGAGCTTTGGGTACAAGATGGCTTGTTGCTCCTCTTGGCACTGGCGTTATGTGGCGTTTCCGGTTATCGTCTCTATCAGAAAAATAACCCAGAGAAGACCCTACAGGAATCGATTCAAGCGGATGAAAAGGCGATCGCCTTGGCAACTCGCTTTGGCTATACGCTACCCAATGCCTACAAGAGTCTGGGCAGTGCCTTGAAGATCTTAATTGAACAAAACCCGAAAAAACGCCAACGCAGCCGCTATGAAGCCCGTTTGCAAGCTCTGAAGCGCAGTGCATCGAAGGCAAAAGCCAGAGCCAAGGGGAAAACTGATGCTCCCTTTTCCGCGGAACCGGAAGCTGATTATCGTTCGGAAAATATCTTTGGTTGA